Proteins from a genomic interval of Thamnophis elegans isolate rThaEle1 chromosome 2, rThaEle1.pri, whole genome shotgun sequence:
- the XPC gene encoding DNA repair protein complementing XP-C cells translates to MQKRIDYYKERRRGDEESEEEWEDVEEICEPEIEMLKEAKAPKLPSTTVEIEIETPEQSKKRERREKRQAEFEIYLRRMVKRFSKEVREDTHKVHLLCLLANGFHRNRICLQPDLQAIGLSIIPIRFTKDSVDRINRLFLSNLVNWFSATFTINNQLSDSEDWQVTIERRFAVYAARDEAELVQIFLLILRALHLMCRLVLSLQPIPLKEPSGKGKSSKKSSLLVASGTLPNSAKSSRQCTKADTAKKTSLSRAKRLRKKSSAQEDIQKNIKSENDERSLRAEGLGRPKNDRRRQVASKVSYKEESGDSEDNDSEFCPTEENDDGSISDEDFEIPPKKLKSPLGTPKTTPGTLKAKAVVNRQQSVPSVSKRDKDSEIIGSLVDKTVSPCSSNSSKKKNKIISSDEEKEQRSVVSRGTDYWVEVFLEREDRWICVDCMHGNVGHPLECFKYASKPVSYIIGIDNSGFVKDVTQRYDPAWMTATRKCRVDAQWWEDTLEPYKSSFVERDAKEEREFVAKLQDQPLPQSISEYKNHPLYALKRHLLKYEAIYPETAAILGYCRGEAVYSRDCIHTLHSKDTWLKQARVVRIGEVPYKMVKGYSNQARKARMADPANRDKMDLPLFGLWQTEKYQPPLAVDGRVPRNEFGNVYLFQPCMLPIGCVQLNLPSLHRVARKLDIDCVPAVTGFDFHGGYSHPVTEGYVICEEYKEVLVAAWENEESEREKKEKEKREKRVLGNWKLLVKGLLIKERLKKRYSTKNETRAMMEGESGLSSDEEGPYSETPAEDVAVSWPQNRQAEEQSGKGKTTKKNKREKKGEAKYLFPFEKL, encoded by the exons atgcaaaaaagaattgattattacaaagaaagaagaagaggagatgaGGAAAGTGAGGAAGAATGGGAAGATGTGGAAG AAATTTGTGAACCTGAGATCGAGATGCTGAAAGAAGCTAAGGCACCAAAGCTTCCCAGCACAACTGTTGAGATAGAAATTGAAACACCTGAACAAtccaagaaaagagagagaag AGAGAAACGGCAAGCTGAGTTTGAGATATATCTCCGTCGAATGGTGAAACGCTTCAGCAAAGAAGTCCGCGAAGATACCCATAAG GTTCACTTATTGTGCCTATTGGCCAACGGTTTCCATAGGAACAGGATCTGCCTTCAGCCAGATCTTCAAGCGATTGGCCTTTCTATCATTCCGATTCGCTTCACCAAAGACTCCGTAGATCGCATCAATCGTCTGTTTCTGTCAAATCTTGTGAATtg gtTTTCTGCAACTTTCACTATTAACAATCAGCTCTCTGACAGTGAAGATTGGCAGGTGACTATAGAGAGGCGTTTTGCTGTCTATGCTGCACGAGATGAGGCGGAACTGGTGCAG ATATTTTTACTTATTCTTCGAGCACTGCATCTAATGTGCCGACTTGTATTGTCTTTACAACCCATTCCTCTCAAAGAGCCATCGGGGAAG GGAAAATCCTCCAAGAAAAGCTCTCTTTTGGTAGCTTCTGGGACATTGCCCAATTCTGCCAAAAGCTCAAGACAATGCACAAAAGCAGATACTGCTAAGAAGACAAGCCTCTCCAGGGCCAAAAGGCTGAGAAAGAAATCTTCAGCACAGGAAGATattcagaaaaatataaaatctgaGAATGATGAGAGGAGCTTGAGAGCGGAAGGGCTAGGAAGGCCTAAAAATGACCGACGACGGCAAGTGGCATCTAAAGTGTCCTATAAAGAAGAAAGTGGAGACAGTGAGGATAATGATTCTGAATTCTGTCCTACAGAGGAAAATGATGATGGCAGCATATCTGATGAGGATTTTgaaattccccccaaaaaactgaaGTCACCACTAGGAACCCCTAAAACAACGCCAGGAACCCTGAAAGCAAAAGCAGTTGTCAACAGGCAACAATCCGTGCCTTCTGTCTCGAAAAGAGATAAGGACTCAGAGATAATTGGTAGTTTGGTAGACAAAACAGTCAGTCCATGTTCTTCAAATTCAtctaagaagaaaaacaaaataatttctaGTGATGAAGAAAAAGAGCAGAGGTCAGTTGTATCCAGAGGCACGGACTATTGGGTAGAGGTTTTTCTTGAACGAGAAGACCGATGGATATGTGTGGATTGCATGCATGGCAATGTTGGACACCCTCTGGAATGTTTCAAGTACGCCTCAAAGCCAGTGTCTTacatcattggcattgacaacAGTGGATTTGTAAAAGATGTAACACAGAGATACGACCCAGCATGGATGACTGCAACGAGGAAGTGTCGTGTGGATGCCCAGTGGTGGGAGGATACCTTGGAGCCGTACAAAAGTTCTTTTGTGGAACGAGATgctaaagaagaaagagag TTTGTAGCTAAACTTCAAGATCAGCCTTTGCCACAATCCATCAGTGAATACAAGAATCATCCGCTTTATGCCTTGAAGAGGCATCTCCTTAAGTATGAAGCCATATATCCTGAGACAGCTGCAATTCTAGGATATTGCCGAGGGGAGGCTGTCTACTCCAG AGACTGTATCCATACCTTGCACTCCAAAGACACCTGGCTGAAACAAGCTCGAGTGGTGAGGATTGGAGAAGTGCCTTATAAG ATGGTGAAAGGTTATTCCAACCAAGCGAGAAAAGCACGAATGGCAGACCCTGCAAATCGGGACAAAATGGATTTGCCATTGTTTGGTCTCTGGCAGACTGAGAAATACCAGCCACCTCTGGCTGTTGATGGAAGG GTTCCTCGGAATGAGTTTGGGAATGTCTATCTCTTCCAACCCTGCATGTTACCAATAGGCTGTGTGCAGCTAAATCTTCCTAGCCTTCATAGAGTGGCCCGTAAACTAGATATTGACTGTGTTCCAGCTGTTACAGGATTTGATTTTCATGGTGGTTACTCTCATCCTGT CACAGAAGGCTATGTAATCTGTGAGGAGTACAAAGAAGTGCTTGTTGCAGCCTGGGAGAACGAAGAgtcagaaagggaaaagaaggaaaaggag AAGCGGGAGAAGAGAGTGCTGGGAAATTGGAAACTGCTGGTGAAGGGActtctgatcaaggagagattaaaGAAGCGCTATTCTACCAAG AATGAGACAAGAGCCATGATGGAAGGGGAGTCTGGTTTGTCATCTGATGAAGAAGGACCATACTCAGAAACACCTGCTGAAGATGTAGCTGTTTCTTGGCCCCAAAATCGACAAGCTGAGGAGCAGAGTGGGAAAGGAAAAACAACCAAAAAGaacaagagagaaaagaaaggagaagcaaaatatttgttcCCGTTTGAGAAATTGTGA